A region from the Solibacillus sp. FSL H8-0523 genome encodes:
- a CDS encoding M55 family metallopeptidase translates to MKVYISADIEGITGTTVWSETELNTPDYDQFQQQMTKEVLAAIEGATLGGATEILLKDAHDSARNILIEQLPENVKIIRGWTQEPMCMVAGLDESFDRAIFIGYHSEGGSEKNPLAHTLSLMADIKINGEYASEFIINAYAAALHQVPVAFVSGDQALTEHIARFNKNIVTFATKEGIGHATINVSPQKTLKETKKLVEQAMTVEREQLLLELPKHFKVELIYKDHIKAYRNSFYPGATFKAHNTVEFETEDYFEVLRLLQFLT, encoded by the coding sequence ATGAAAGTATATATTAGCGCAGATATCGAAGGCATTACAGGGACAACCGTTTGGAGTGAAACGGAGCTAAACACCCCGGATTATGACCAATTCCAACAACAAATGACAAAGGAAGTGCTCGCTGCAATTGAAGGTGCCACTCTTGGTGGGGCTACAGAAATTTTGTTGAAAGATGCGCATGATTCCGCGCGAAACATATTAATAGAACAACTACCAGAAAACGTGAAAATTATTCGAGGGTGGACACAGGAGCCGATGTGTATGGTTGCCGGGCTTGATGAAAGCTTTGACCGCGCAATTTTCATAGGCTACCACAGTGAAGGGGGCAGCGAAAAAAATCCACTTGCGCACACATTAAGCTTAATGGCAGATATCAAAATTAATGGTGAATATGCAAGTGAATTTATAATTAACGCATATGCTGCGGCGCTTCATCAAGTACCAGTCGCCTTTGTCAGTGGCGATCAAGCATTAACCGAGCATATCGCGCGCTTTAATAAAAACATCGTCACGTTTGCAACAAAAGAAGGCATCGGACATGCAACGATTAATGTGAGCCCACAAAAGACCTTAAAGGAAACGAAGAAATTAGTTGAACAGGCGATGACAGTGGAACGCGAACAGTTGTTACTTGAATTACCAAAGCATTTTAAAGTAGAGCTAATTTATAAAGATCATATTAAGGCATACCGCAATTCCTTCTACCCAGGTGCGACATTTAAAGCACATAATACAGTGGAATTTGAAACGGAAGATTATTTCGAAGTGCTACGCCTTTTACAATTCTTAACGTAA
- a CDS encoding dipeptide epimerase produces MKITDVKVSLVEAPLITPFKTALRTVHSIQNVMVILTTDDGQIGIGEAAPTHVITGETLGSLKYAIEEVIAPVIKGIDIAEIAVLCERVDRCLYQNTSAKAAVEMALYDLWAKKYQAPLYQLLGGYRNTLKTDITISVNDSVEMVNDSLAAVKRGFSILKVKVGKDPIGDVERVVNIREAVGPDVVLRVDANQGWTPKQAVSIIGQLEDKGVQIELIEQPVHYSDLVGMQYVTQRTQTPILADESVFSPKQAIEVIEKGAADLINIKLMKTGGISKAQQIANIAQANGVQCMIGCMLETKISVSAAAHFAAANQIVTMVDLDGPSLCVKDPIEGGPIFEGECIQMVERAGLGFLI; encoded by the coding sequence ATGAAAATTACAGATGTGAAAGTTAGTTTAGTAGAAGCGCCACTTATTACACCATTTAAAACCGCATTACGTACCGTACATAGTATTCAAAATGTAATGGTCATTCTCACCACGGATGATGGTCAAATAGGTATTGGTGAAGCAGCCCCGACGCATGTTATTACGGGAGAAACACTTGGTTCACTAAAATATGCAATTGAAGAGGTCATTGCACCCGTCATTAAAGGAATCGATATCGCAGAAATAGCCGTTTTGTGTGAACGTGTCGATCGTTGCCTTTATCAAAATACTAGCGCCAAGGCTGCGGTAGAAATGGCACTATATGATTTATGGGCAAAAAAATATCAAGCGCCACTGTATCAATTACTAGGTGGCTATCGTAATACCCTTAAGACAGATATTACGATCAGTGTGAATGATAGCGTAGAAATGGTAAATGATAGTTTAGCTGCAGTAAAACGTGGCTTTTCGATATTGAAAGTAAAGGTCGGCAAAGATCCAATAGGTGACGTAGAGCGTGTTGTAAATATACGCGAAGCAGTCGGCCCTGATGTTGTGTTACGTGTTGATGCCAATCAGGGGTGGACACCGAAGCAGGCTGTTTCCATTATTGGACAACTAGAGGATAAAGGCGTTCAGATTGAGTTAATAGAGCAGCCTGTTCACTATAGTGATCTTGTAGGTATGCAATATGTGACGCAGCGTACACAAACGCCAATTTTAGCAGATGAAAGTGTGTTTTCTCCGAAGCAAGCCATCGAAGTAATCGAAAAGGGTGCTGCGGATTTAATTAATATTAAATTAATGAAAACAGGAGGGATTTCTAAGGCACAGCAAATCGCAAACATCGCACAGGCAAATGGTGTGCAGTGTATGATTGGCTGTATGTTAGAAACAAAAATTAGTGTTAGCGCAGCCGCACATTTTGCCGCAGCTAACCAAATTGTCACAATGGTCGATTTAGATGGGCCGAGTCTTTGTGTTAAAGATCCGATAGAAGGTGGGCCAATTTTTGAAGGCGAATGTATTCAAATGGTTGAGCGCGCGGGCTTAGGGTTTTTAATATAG
- a CDS encoding peptide ABC transporter substrate-binding protein, translating into MKKYLLVLACMFALVLAACSDDSADSGTAGDSGKPQEYRTVYSGEIKTLNYLKTSETNEFAVAANLVDGLIEYDEYGIVKPGLATEWEHNDDASVWTFKIREGAKWVDHEGKEVADVVAQDFVDGLNYVLDAKNESSTAWIATVVKNGDAFYNGEVTDFQQVGVKALDDYTLEYTLEGSTPYFLSMLNYVCFFPVNGAFLAETGEAFGTTRENFLYNGSYILDKFEPQNERVLVKNKTYWDKDNVKIDRIRYKYNKEAATVAPELFLRGEIDGASIPTSILDEWLKAEDKKDVVRQNTNNFYTYFYALNFDPQFDAEFAPENWKVAVNNKDFRKSLFHGLDRISAMLTMEPYNPENLISNTITPKNFVDVAGVDYTLLAPLKAISENDSFNKELAAQHKEAAMKALEGKVTFPVKVVLPYNSGSPEWANRSQVVEQQLENLLGKDYIDVELYAGPATGFLGEVRRPGKFSMIEANWGPDFADPSTYTDPFTVGGTYNKPELAEGYNAEYDKLVEAAKVEVEPAKRYELFAKAEAFLIEEAFVIPYAVGGGGYVASKLNPFESQYSPFGVTSEKFKGQSILEKPMSNEEYESAKEAWEKERAEALANASK; encoded by the coding sequence ATGAAAAAGTATTTATTAGTTTTGGCATGTATGTTTGCACTAGTTTTAGCGGCATGTAGTGATGATTCTGCAGATTCAGGCACAGCTGGTGATTCAGGCAAGCCACAAGAGTACCGTACTGTGTATTCGGGTGAAATTAAAACGTTAAATTACTTAAAAACTTCAGAAACAAATGAATTTGCAGTAGCTGCAAATTTAGTAGACGGACTAATCGAGTACGATGAGTACGGCATTGTAAAACCAGGTTTAGCAACTGAATGGGAACATAACGATGATGCATCGGTATGGACATTCAAAATTCGTGAAGGCGCAAAATGGGTTGACCACGAAGGTAAAGAAGTAGCTGATGTTGTCGCACAAGATTTCGTAGACGGTTTAAACTACGTACTTGATGCAAAAAATGAATCGTCAACAGCTTGGATTGCCACGGTAGTAAAAAACGGTGATGCCTTCTATAACGGTGAAGTAACAGATTTTCAGCAAGTTGGTGTGAAAGCACTGGATGATTACACATTAGAATACACATTAGAAGGTTCTACACCGTACTTCTTATCGATGCTGAACTATGTATGTTTCTTCCCTGTAAACGGTGCGTTTTTAGCGGAAACAGGGGAAGCATTTGGTACAACGCGTGAGAACTTCTTATACAACGGTTCATACATCTTGGATAAATTCGAGCCACAAAATGAGCGTGTACTTGTAAAAAATAAAACGTACTGGGATAAAGACAATGTAAAAATTGATCGTATTCGCTACAAGTACAACAAAGAGGCAGCTACTGTTGCCCCTGAGCTATTCTTACGTGGTGAAATTGATGGTGCAAGTATTCCAACCTCAATTCTAGATGAATGGTTAAAAGCAGAAGATAAAAAAGACGTAGTACGTCAAAATACAAATAACTTCTACACATACTTCTACGCATTAAACTTTGATCCACAATTTGATGCTGAATTTGCACCGGAGAATTGGAAAGTAGCTGTAAATAATAAAGATTTCCGTAAATCATTATTCCATGGATTAGATCGTATTTCAGCGATGTTAACAATGGAACCATATAACCCAGAAAACTTAATTTCGAATACCATTACACCAAAAAACTTCGTTGATGTAGCAGGTGTCGATTACACATTATTAGCACCGCTTAAAGCAATCTCGGAAAATGATTCATTTAATAAAGAGTTAGCTGCTCAACATAAAGAAGCAGCAATGAAAGCTTTAGAAGGTAAAGTAACCTTCCCAGTAAAAGTGGTATTACCGTACAATTCAGGTTCACCAGAATGGGCAAACCGTTCTCAAGTAGTAGAACAACAGCTTGAAAACTTATTAGGAAAAGACTATATCGATGTAGAATTATATGCAGGTCCAGCGACAGGTTTCTTAGGTGAAGTTCGTCGTCCAGGTAAATTCTCAATGATCGAAGCAAACTGGGGTCCAGACTTTGCTGACCCATCAACGTACACAGATCCATTCACTGTAGGTGGTACTTACAACAAGCCTGAATTAGCTGAAGGCTACAATGCAGAGTACGACAAATTAGTAGAAGCGGCGAAAGTAGAAGTTGAGCCAGCAAAACGCTATGAACTATTTGCAAAAGCAGAAGCATTTCTAATTGAAGAAGCATTCGTTATTCCTTACGCTGTAGGCGGAGGCGGTTATGTTGCTTCAAAATTAAATCCATTTGAATCACAATATTCACCATTTGGTGTTACATCAGAGAAATTTAAAGGTCAGTCTATCCTAGAAAAGCCAATGAGCAATGAAGAGTATGAATCAGCTAAAGAAGCATGGGAAAAAGAACGTGCGGAAGCTTTAGCGAACGCTTCAAAGTAA